Sequence from the Miscanthus floridulus cultivar M001 chromosome 16, ASM1932011v1, whole genome shotgun sequence genome:
GTTGCTGACCATTTTTTGTCAATGATGTATTTTTCAGCACGGCACACAGAGCTCATGCTTCAACTAAAGGAGTTACCAAGTATTTTTTTGAAGGCTGCTTCTACATTCTAAACAAGTCATAAGAGAAAAATGCCTGATTATAGTTTAGAGTTGTCTTTGTGCATAGTTGCCTGATTTTATTAGGTGGTTTTCTGTCAATGATACTTCTACAGGAGCACTTATGTCTTATGCCAGTTGTACTTTAGTGATACCAAAGAACTATTTCTGATCAAGACAACTTAAAGATTCATTAATCCAAACAATTTAAAAAATCAGTTACATAATTGCAGTTTGCTATAATATAGATTGCAAGCATCAGGCACTGCAATTTTAGTTCTAAGCATATGCAATATGCTGTTGTTGAACCGTTAGCCTCGTTGTTACTAAATTgttacttgtgatttgtgctagtaTTTTGCCATACACACGTTTTATACATGATATGGTTCCTAATTTAATTTTGTTTGACTGTATTTAGCATTTATATGTGCTATTCCAAATTCATTGAAAACTGCTATTCTACTTTTATGTTTTCTTTACTTTCCTCATATTTTGTTTGCTTGCTGTACAGGTGTTCTCATTCAAATTGCGAGGAGCATACAACATGATGGCAAAGCTCCCCTGTGAGCAGTTAGAGAGGGGCGTCATATGCTCCTCTGCTGGAAACCATGCCCAGGGTGTTGCTCTTTCTGCTCAGAGACTGGGATGCAATGCTGTCATCGTCATGCCCGTGACAACACCAGAAATCAAGGTTTCTGATCTTTAGATGCTGAACTTAAGACATCCCTTTACATGATTCAGTTTACTTTAGTGCTCACTGAATAATGCAACACCTTAATTCCAGTGGAAATCAGTGGAGAGGTTGGGTGCAACGGTGGTCCTTGAGGGGGACTCTTATGATGAAGCTCAGTCATACGCAAAATTACGATGTCAGCAGGAAGGCCGCACATTCATACCTCCCTTTGATCATCCTGATGTCATCACTGGACAAGGAACTGTCGGCATGGAAATTGTTCGGCAGCTGCAAGGTCCACTGCAAGCAATATTTGTACCTGTTGGAGGTGGTGGATTAATTGGTGGAATTGCTGCCTATGTAAAATGGGTTCGCCCAGAGGTCTGCTTTCCATCTTACCATTTCtttttgcttttaaaaatcctATGCTGAAGACAACAAAGTTTCTTTACACGCCTTCATGGAGACTGGCATGTCCCTAATATATTAAGTTCATTTTTAAGTTGAATCGTTTCATATTGGATCAATCTTGTTAATGTAATTTCTTTCTGGATCTTACATTGGTTTCTAGTCAGGCTGATATTTttttggaatgtttttgaaacatttttCTTTGTACAGGTGAAAATAATTGGGGTGGAACCCTCAGATGCAAATGCAATGGCATTATCCTTGTGTCAAGGTAAGAGGGTCATGTTGGAGCATGTTGGTGGGCTTGCTGATGGTGTAGCTGTCAAAACTGTTGGGGAGGAAACATTTCGCCTGTGCAGAGAGCTAGTAGATGGCATTGTTATGGTCAGTCGAGATGCTATTTGTGCTTCGATAAAGGTGAGAACTATACATATGGGTGTTTTATTGAACACTGTTAAAAAACTTATAGTCTGAACTCACTTCGAGCTCAGTATACAATGTTCAAGAAAAGGAAGATAGTAATTTTGTTGCACCAGTATTCTCTGCTGCAGTGGTCTGTCAATATAAACCACCCAGTCATGAGTTTTTTTAATGTTACATGTTCAAAACACTATCTAGGGGGAATGTTGTATAATGTTATGTCATAAACTCTGTAATCTAGCGTCAATTCCTGTGATGTGTAGAGTGTTGTCTAATTTAGTGAGGTGTTTGGGGTTTTATGGATACACATATAGGATGCATaaatattatgcaatgtctattGCATTCCAATCTTACATTCATATTCCTATCATACTTTATTTAGAAGCACCATtttcttgattgcacatttattagtagtaaattgcacactTCAACTACTGCGATTATGGTgtgtaacatgtgcaatatctatTCTTTATAAATAACTTTGTCACTATTTTAGTTAACTTGGAGCATGCAATTGTTCTTGCTTTAGGGCATCGATATTCTTCTGGATGGGCTATTTGGGACTGGAAACGCGTCTTTTGTTTCAGTGTAAGCACTAGACAGTACATTTTTAAGGAGTGCATCTCATTTCTATTTTAATACAAGTCTTCTCTTTAAGGAATAGATCtaatttggcttgatacaacaatTGTTTCCTTAACTGTAGTGAAAATGCTGGTTTTGCTTGCTTTGACACTCGTTGGTAGCCGAAAGGTAGTGTAGATATCAGCTGGTTTCATgatatttttgtccttgtcctttttgGGCATGTTCTGCTGGGTTCAATTGTACCTTTTAAATGAACCCCTTTAGAACATTGTATAAACTTGTTTTCATCCGTTTTTAAGTGCAAAGTATATGAAGGGGTTAGTAATATTAAGTATGTCTGCGTTAACCTTTGTTTTGAGGTCTTCACCCTTGTGCCTTATACTCCCTCTAGTCACTTGAGGTCTACTCTTATGGCTTATATTCCCTCCAGTCGTTTGTACTTGATGCTCAGACAGGGAAACCAAGTTCGTTTGagcttgtttttttttgtctGTAATGTCAACTGTATATGACTGGAGTTCGTATCATTCATTATCACTATATGACACTGTTAGCAAGATCTAACCGCATTAGCAATTTAACAATTTTTTGTGTACATGTGGGACAGTCCTCTTGAGATTCTTAAGAGCATATGTTTTGGCAAGATACATGATCCACTTGATTTTCTTCTGCTTTCCTGAAACCAAGAGTTATGGGGGTTGAAAAATGGCCTTTTACCCCCCTGCCTTTTTTATAAAATGTTGCATGTTCTTGATTCATAGCATAGTCTTGATTCATGTTCTTGATTCATAGcattgtctcttgtgatttgtggtAACACATCTTAaactttgtttattgtgatttgtgctagcacacacctcttattttgtccttgtcctttcatagaaaaaattgtctcttgtgatttgtggtaacacatcttgaattttgttaattgtgatttgtgctagcacacacctcttattttgtccttgtcctttcatagaaaaaaattgtctcttgtgatttgtgctaaaacatattgaactttgttaattgtgatttgtgctagcacacacgttttatttgtccttgtcctttcatagaaaaaaattgtcactTGTGATTTGTACTAACACATCTtgaattctgttgattgtgatttgtggtaactacatgtagtaacaaaggCATAGTGGGCTGACAGTTGTGTGTTGATGCAGTTAGAACACCCCTGTTTGTAGTGATTTGTGCCAATACAGACCCCACACTCTCTTTCTCAGCCTCTCTGTCTATATTTGTGCCAATATAGACCACATTTTTGTCCTTGTATTTCTGTTCTTTGTGATTTTTGCCATTGCCGAGACCTAGATTACTGTCCGGCTCTCTTCTTCCCCAACCGCCCACCCACTCTCTAATGAGTGATAACCAATGTTGACTGCTTGTAGTATGTAAACTAACCAGAGTTCTTTGTAAGAGACGAACAAAGATGTGCTAACACACATCTTATTTTTGTCATTTGTGTTTCTGTCTGTGCAGGATCTAGTTGTTCCTATTAAGTTCAGTAGCAGTAGTAAGCAATTAACTTATAGCATTCCTTGGTTTTCAGATAGCAGCAGCAGGAACTCATGAAGCCTTCGCTGTTTGGGCTGGGAAATTGTGTTTATTTTGTGGAATGCATGCAGCAGCAAGGTAAGCAACCTGGTCATCCTTAAGGTATATCGTCACTTAGAATTGAAGATGGATTGTTAACAGGTTTATCATTGTCTAGGTCACCAAGCTTTGTGATTTGGCGGTGGATGACAATGTTTGTTCTATGGGTTGGGCACAGTGTGGCACTCACCTATCTGTAGGTACAAATCAAAGAAAAGTTCAGGTTATGTCCCATTCTCAAGTATAAACATTATCCTACTGAAGCTTCAATTTTCTTTTCTGGTAACGTATGGTCCCTAATCTCACATATTTTCCAGGTTTTTGGACTCAAGTGGTCTTATAACAATCGTCAGCTTGCATCAGGTGGCAATGATAACAGAGTAAGATGCCTGTCCATTTCTTGTTAGTTTGGAATGCATTGTTCTTAGGACACTGACACGTAGGTAGTTTTCAATGTGTCAATACCTGCAATCCTTGTTTATCTCTCTTGTCACCATTACAAAAATTGCAATCATTTTCTGAAGGCCTGTCAGCCTGTGATAATTGTCATGAAATTTTGAAGGCGTAAACCTTATAACTGTCTTTTTTTAACTTAAAGTTGGGAATGGTGAAGACATTTTTACACAAAATGGCAGATGGAACTTCAACAATAAGGTCAGTATTTGTTAGTCTGCAGTCAGTTAGTTTGCCCTGAAATGAGAAATGTCTTGCATTCATAACCCCACACTAAAAATACTAGTTGcactatttaaaatctacaattTTATCTTTCAGATTTGATAATTCATTTAGAAGAGGAATATAGGAAATGCAGAACATCTATACATGTTGTGGCTGCAAAAGTACTTATTGAAATTGTCCAATAAAAATGTGTTTTTAGTATGTGTGTGTGATTCTTCTAGCTACGTGATCCTCTTATCTCGCATAATATATGCTGGATCTGCTTGTTCACAGTGAGGAACCAGGGAACCATAAAGCACAAGCTGCGTGGGCTTTTTTTCTCTGACAGAATTTATGTGCTAGCTTCTcctaaaacacatggttttttCTATGTTGTAATTCATGTGTTTTTTAGGCGGCCAACAATCATGTGCTAGCTTTGGCTGAAACACATGGTTGTTGAGCAGACAGACTCTAAAATAAATAAATCGCTGTGGTAAAGAATTGCAAGTCTTGTACAGCCCCACTTGTCAGCCTCAGAAATAGCGGACGCCGACCCCACCTGCCATCCTCTCCCACCCACGCTCCTACGCAATctttccgccgccgccgatgcccCCATGTCCGGCCACCACGCCTGCCGCCACGACTCCACGGACCTCACCAGCAAGCTCCAAGCCAccatctctctctcctctcgcCGTGCCGCACCCACGCCACGACGCACGCCGCCTGCTCAGTGTGCCGCCGCACTCCTCCTCTGCTCGTCGGCGTCGCACCACCGCCGGCCAAACAGACACCACCACCAGCACCGCTCCGTCGCCATGGCTCACCCCTGCCGCTtccggagctccggcgaggcccaTTTGGCGCAGCTACCCGCCCCGGCCGTCCGCCGCTGCCGACGATCCCGGCGACCCTTGATCCCCGAGCCACGGCGGATGAGTCACGGGTCTCCCGAGCACCCTCCCGTGCGCACGCGCGTGCTCCAACGCATGGCACGGCGACGGATCGAGCGCGGGGCCGAACGCCTCTGTTGCGGCCACAAGCATGGTGACATCAGGGTGGCGCCCCGATGCCGTCATATCCTTCCTTTTCCAGTTGAGAAATAAGTCAGTGTATACAAAGCAAATACATTTATACCCTGCCTTATACATTCTCATCTTGTGAGTCCAAATACGATCCAACGTCCAGAATCATATCAGACATGAGGTAGCTTTTAATGATATGTTTCTTGCGTGATACAAACTCTGGTGGCGCTACATGCAAGTAGCAGTCACTCTGCGCCGGCAGCCTCAACTGCAGCATGTCCCACCACTCGCGCTCTCCACTACTTCCACCTTTGACTTCACACATTGCTTGTTTACGAGAGGGAGGCAGTGAAAAGATTGGCAACCCCTGACAAAGAGCTTCTCCCAGCTTGGTGTTTCAAATTGAAACAGGACATCATCATGGATGTGCAGCAAGTGTGGCAGTTCCTGGAGGTAGATCCTTTTGATGTTTGGGAGTGGAGAAGGTGCTACCTCATGTCTGGGTTGTTTGTAGAAAATTGTCTTTAGGTTGGGGCAAAAGAGAATGATCAGAGTCTCCGGTGCAGGCAATGACAAAAAAACATGGGAAAAGTTTCTCTAGGTTGAGGCAGTTCTCAAGGTGAATGTGTTTTAGTAGCTTCAAAGTGATTAGCTCATAGTAAGTTTCATTAGGTGGCATAACAGGCTAAACAATGCATACTAGGTTCTTAAGGCAGGAGGCCTGCAGTATGCTTAGGGATTGTAATACCTCTGTGTGTTTTTCTTCCATTCTCAATGGGGTTACCATTCTAAATACTGTTGTCATCTGCTGGCAGCGATGGAGCTGGCATTCTTCTAGTGACATAAGACTATAATTGAGGTCAGTAAGGCATCTGATGAAATTATCATATGTAATGAATATTGAGTTTGTAACAGAGAGAATATGCCTAAGCAATTTGGGTATTGATTCTTTGCTGATATCTCAACATGACGTTGCCTTGGCTGAAGTTTCATCATGGGCAAATTGCTAGCTGCCACAGAATACTGGACATCACAATAAGTTAGGCACCTCTGGATCCTGGTACGCAGCTCAACTTCTATGTTCCGTGGCTCCTTGCCTCTCACACTGCATGGTTTAACTTGGACACTGAATGACTGAAGAAACTGTCCTTCCTTGACTAACTTGTTAGCAACATCCGCGTTGAAGCTATGAAACATTTTGGGGTCATTTATGTTGATGACAGCTGTTGGTCCCGAGATCtcccgcacgggtgagccgaccgttcactgtcgttgccgaccacacacactacggctggaggtagaagagggagggagaacatagcgcgcacacacacagcacaagcaccagcgttggtcggagctctgcaaaggagatggcaaaactgaactcactCACTTTACTGAGTTACAGTGGGAAGCTACATAtgcaactctacccatctaatcctagtacacagacatgccatgctgctatagtgactagatgtgacagcagggctgactttggcgcctgcccctgctgtggctacagtgcggcaggggagcctttcggcgcctatccctgccgcggctacagtgcagcagcagggagccctttcggcgcctgcccctgccgtgCGTTCAGAGatgggagagcagcagattactttacaattcttcccctaatcatgctgctaaccctagaacatCCACCATACCGATCATTCTCTTCAactccgtgaaccgaagacggcTGAACGGCTTGATGAGGACGTCCACGAGTTGTCGACCAGttttgacgaactcgatgacgatctgcccttcaTCGACACGgttcctgaggaagtggaacttgatgtcgatgtgcttgctccgatcgtggagaaccggattcttcgcgagggcgatggcgggttggttgtccaccatcagtgctggtgggtgagcttccacaccggtcagctcgcccagcagccagcgCAGCCACACAGCTCGCTGTGGCCACCACCACGTACTCTACCTCAcacgtggacagcgccaccaTCTTCTATTTCAGCGATAGCCATAAgcttggagccgacccgaggaagacgagcacgccagaggtgctccaccattcgtcgatgtcctccgccatgtctgcatcgctgaacacagtgagctgcagcccacttccgccggtcttggggaagatgatcccctgatccaccgtccccttgacatagcgcagctgccgcttcaccgtggcccagtgatcctctcggggatcctccatgaagcggctgacatagcccacggcgaacgtaaTGTctagcctcgtgtggactaggtagcgtagactaccgatgatgctccggtagagtgttgcatctaccctcGCCGTTGTACTGGCTTTCGTTAGCTTTAgctgctcctccatcggagtcatg
This genomic interval carries:
- the LOC136510492 gene encoding threonine dehydratase 1 biosynthetic, chloroplastic-like, translating into MNRRVPPPFARSSPATSIHQGRGSEELSAELSVSCKDACWVVKVVLVFSFKLRGAYNMMAKLPCEQLERGVICSSAGNHAQGVALSAQRLGCNAVIVMPVTTPEIKWKSVERLGATVVLEGDSYDEAQSYAKLRCQQEGRTFIPPFDHPDVITGQGTVGMEIVRQLQGPLQAIFVPVGGGGLIGGIAAYVKWVRPEVKIIGVEPSDANAMALSLCQGKRVMLEHVGGLADGVAVKTVGEETFRLCRELVDGIVMVSRDAICASIKSELTSSSVYNVQEKEDSNFVAPVFSAAVIAAAGTHEAFAVWAGKLCLFCGMHAAARFLDSSGLITIVSLHQVAMITEWNFNNKI